The DNA window GGTGCGCACACCCTTCGCGCTCGTGGCCCTGTCGTGCGCCGCGATGGTCGCATTCCGCTACGCGGCGGAGCATCCCGACCGGCTCTCCCACCTGATCCTTCTGAGCGGCCAGTACGCGGAGTCGGTGCCGCAGCCGTTCGACGAGAAGGTGGCGCCGGTGATCCGCGATCAGTTCGACGCCTGGCGCCAGCGTCTCTTCGCGCGCTGCCTGCCCGAGCCGCACTCGCTGAAGGGCATGGAGGACGCCTACGCGTGGGCGGGGGAGACCACGCCGGACGTGCTCGTTGAGTCGCTCCGCGCCATCGACGGCTCGAACGTGTACGATCTCCTGTCCCGCCTCACCGTGCCCACGCTCGCGCTGCACGGGACGCTCGACAAGATCGTCCCCTATTCCCACGCCGAAAAGATGGTGGCGGCGATCCCGGGCGCGCGCCTGATCACCTTCGAGGGGGCGGGCCACATCCTCCACGGGCGCCACGCGGTGAAGGTGAACCACCTCATCCGCGACTTCGTGGGCGGCAAGGACGTGGCGTCGGCCCGCATCCCCGCGCCCACCGAGCGGAAGGTCACGGCGCTGGCCCCCGCGCGGGCCCCCCGGACCACGGAGCGGCGCATCCTCTGGCTCTCGAGCCCGATCGGCCTCGGCCACATCCAGCGCGATCTCGCCATCGCCCGGGCGCTTCGCGCCCAGCACGGCGACGTCAGGGTCGATTTCCTCGCCGCCGACCCTGCCGATCGCGTGGTCGAGGCGTGGGGCGAGCGGCTGCACCCGGCCACGCGGCACATTCTCAACGAGAGCGCGCACGTCGAGGGCTGGGCGGGCGACCACGAGCTCCACGCCTTCAACGCGCTGTGGGACATGGACGAGATCATGGCCGCCAACTTCATGACGTTCGCCGACGTCGTGGAGCGTGAGCGCTACGACCTCTGGGTGGGCGACGAGGGCTGGGACCTCGACTACTTCCTGCACGAGAACCCCGAGCTCAAGCGCGCGCCCTACGTCTTCATGACCGACTTCATCGGCATGCTGCCCATGCGAGACGACCCGAACACGGCGGAGTTCAAGCGCGCGTGGGACCGGAACGCCGAGAACGTGGACCACCTGCGCTTCCATCCGGACGT is part of the Candidatus Methylomirabilota bacterium genome and encodes:
- a CDS encoding alpha/beta fold hydrolase, with the protein product VRTPFALVALSCAAMVAFRYAAEHPDRLSHLILLSGQYAESVPQPFDEKVAPVIRDQFDAWRQRLFARCLPEPHSLKGMEDAYAWAGETTPDVLVESLRAIDGSNVYDLLSRLTVPTLALHGTLDKIVPYSHAEKMVAAIPGARLITFEGAGHILHGRHAVKVNHLIRDFVGGKDVASARIPAPTERKVTALAPARAPRTTERRILWLSSPIGLGHIQRDLAIARALRAQHGDVRVDFLAADPADRVVEAWGERLHPATRHILNESAHVEGWAGDHELHAFNALWDMDEIMAANFMTFADVVERERYDLWVGDEGWDLDYFLHENPELKRAPYVFMTDFIGMLPMRDDPNTAEFKRAWDRNAENVDHLRFHPDVRDLSIMVGDEDDVLDRPFGPDLPNMREWSREHFRFSGYTYHFDPAEFRDKRALRRELGFRPDERVILVSVGGTKAGQSLLRKCAQAFSLVAPRVRDARMILVAGPRLDIGSVPTGPQLEVRPFVPNLFRHHAAAHLAIVQGGLTTTMELAAFQTPFLYFPLRNHFEQNFHVARRLDRLGAGVRMDYDRTSVEELAAAIVEHLDKPVQYRDAPTGGTERAARLIAQLL